A single window of Rhodococcus jostii RHA1 DNA harbors:
- a CDS encoding amidase encodes MSHVIDPVTVGDSGPRPGASCQPREYGELVMCDALTLSSAIKSREVSCIDVMTAYLDHIELHNRSVNAIVALRDRDQLLAEARERDRQLADGHYLGWMHGFPHAVKDLSAVKGLPFTSGSPIFADRIADADDLFVTRIRAAGAIIIGKTNTPEFGLGSQTYNPVWGTTATPYDTSRTAGGSSGGAAAALALRMVPVADGSDYMGSLRNPPAFNNVVGFRPSWGRIPEAGFVAQGAVVGPMGRSVADVTHLLSTMAGPDANAPLGIDEDPEVFTRSLDRDFSGTRIAWVGDWGGYMATEPGVLELCESAFEAFGNIGCRVEAALPDYKPEDIWQLFLRWRWWAQLGLVDLYNDPQTRAQMKPEFVWEMEHGIALSALDVTRAAAARNDWQAAVTKMFETYDYILAPSAQVFPFDKATHWPTTIAGRPMDTYHRWMETVAPWTMASLPVAAMPVGFDDRGLPMGIQIIGRHGADRAVLQLAHAYEQATKWVERVLPPALLPG; translated from the coding sequence ATGTCACACGTCATCGACCCCGTCACCGTCGGCGATTCCGGCCCTCGCCCGGGAGCCTCGTGCCAGCCGCGCGAATACGGAGAGCTCGTCATGTGTGACGCGCTGACGCTCAGTAGTGCGATCAAGAGCCGCGAGGTGTCGTGCATCGACGTGATGACCGCCTATCTCGACCACATCGAATTGCACAATCGCAGTGTCAACGCCATTGTCGCCCTGCGTGACCGGGACCAGTTGCTTGCCGAGGCGCGCGAGCGGGACCGCCAACTGGCCGACGGGCACTACCTCGGCTGGATGCACGGGTTCCCGCACGCCGTCAAGGACCTCTCCGCGGTCAAGGGATTACCGTTCACCTCGGGATCACCGATCTTTGCCGACCGGATCGCCGACGCGGACGACCTGTTCGTCACGCGGATCAGGGCAGCCGGTGCCATCATCATCGGCAAGACCAACACCCCCGAGTTCGGACTCGGATCCCAAACGTACAACCCGGTCTGGGGGACGACGGCGACACCGTACGACACCTCACGCACCGCCGGTGGAAGCAGCGGCGGCGCTGCTGCGGCCCTGGCGTTGCGGATGGTTCCGGTTGCCGACGGCAGTGACTACATGGGCTCGCTGCGTAATCCGCCGGCCTTCAATAATGTTGTGGGATTTCGCCCGTCGTGGGGCCGCATCCCGGAGGCCGGATTCGTCGCGCAGGGTGCGGTTGTCGGTCCGATGGGGCGGTCGGTGGCTGATGTGACGCACCTGCTGTCCACGATGGCGGGTCCCGACGCCAACGCCCCGCTGGGCATCGACGAGGACCCCGAGGTATTCACCCGGAGCCTCGACCGTGACTTCAGCGGGACTCGGATCGCGTGGGTAGGGGACTGGGGCGGGTACATGGCGACGGAACCCGGAGTCCTCGAACTGTGCGAGTCCGCATTCGAGGCGTTCGGGAACATCGGTTGCCGCGTCGAGGCGGCGCTCCCCGACTACAAGCCCGAGGACATTTGGCAGCTGTTTCTGAGGTGGCGCTGGTGGGCGCAACTCGGCTTGGTCGACCTCTACAACGACCCGCAGACACGCGCGCAGATGAAGCCCGAGTTCGTGTGGGAGATGGAGCACGGAATCGCTCTCTCCGCGCTCGACGTCACCAGGGCTGCGGCGGCACGCAACGACTGGCAGGCGGCCGTCACGAAGATGTTCGAAACCTATGACTACATCCTCGCGCCCAGTGCGCAGGTGTTTCCGTTCGACAAGGCCACACACTGGCCCACGACGATCGCGGGCCGGCCGATGGATACCTATCACCGGTGGATGGAGACCGTCGCACCGTGGACGATGGCGAGTCTTCCGGTTGCTGCGATGCCGGTCGGTTTCGATGACCGCGGGCTTCCCATGGGAATCCAGATCATTGGACGACACGGCGCAGACCGGGCCGTTCTCCAACTCGCCCACGCGTACGAGCAGGCAACGAAGTGGGTGGAGCGTGTGCTTCCGCCCGCGCTCCTCCCGGGCTGA
- a CDS encoding PucR family transcriptional regulator, with translation MQATAGATPNLQALDGLPLFDPSGRLRTERLHHGLQPAPGTEAGQIAVAPVVAGGTDHGLIVAFVAEGGLGPVTVQALERAATVVALAVTKQLAVSAVESKFRGDFLRDVLNGTAGTTAQITEHCAQLEWDVNRSMVVVVAELDPDADPATAGRTTPTPVAGRMPQQRLTAAWQQVVRRRDRFAPVVGFSHEVVALMPVDGSDTKTVIEDLIAAVTGDRGGGRHSFCTGVSRVIDSVAGIPQAYAQARKAVTVGRRMRGNGTVAHFDGLGVHRLLSLVDDSAELQAFASEVLGSLADDADEAIDLRQTLQALLDTNCNVAETARVLHFHYNTLRYRIGKLESIVGPFTTDPILRLDVALALRVVEMEGL, from the coding sequence GTGCAGGCGACAGCTGGTGCGACTCCCAACCTGCAGGCGCTGGACGGGTTGCCACTGTTCGACCCGTCCGGCAGGCTTCGTACAGAACGCCTACACCACGGTCTGCAGCCGGCACCGGGCACCGAGGCAGGTCAGATCGCAGTCGCGCCGGTTGTCGCCGGCGGCACCGACCACGGCCTCATCGTCGCCTTCGTGGCAGAAGGCGGACTGGGCCCGGTCACCGTGCAAGCGCTCGAGCGGGCCGCCACCGTTGTCGCGTTGGCGGTCACCAAGCAACTCGCGGTGTCGGCCGTCGAATCCAAATTTCGTGGCGACTTCCTGCGCGATGTTCTCAACGGCACCGCAGGGACGACCGCCCAGATCACGGAACACTGCGCGCAGCTCGAATGGGACGTGAATCGCAGCATGGTGGTCGTCGTCGCAGAGCTCGACCCGGACGCCGATCCGGCGACGGCCGGCCGGACGACACCCACGCCGGTTGCCGGGCGAATGCCGCAACAGCGGCTCACCGCTGCCTGGCAGCAGGTGGTCCGTCGCAGGGATCGGTTCGCACCGGTAGTTGGCTTCAGTCATGAAGTGGTGGCCTTGATGCCGGTGGACGGCAGTGACACCAAAACTGTGATCGAGGATCTGATCGCAGCCGTCACCGGGGACCGTGGAGGCGGCCGGCATTCGTTCTGCACCGGAGTCAGTCGCGTCATCGACTCGGTGGCCGGCATCCCGCAGGCGTACGCCCAGGCGCGGAAGGCGGTGACGGTGGGGCGGCGGATGCGCGGGAACGGTACTGTCGCCCACTTCGACGGCCTGGGCGTCCACAGACTGCTCTCCCTGGTCGACGACAGCGCTGAACTCCAAGCCTTCGCCAGTGAGGTCCTCGGCTCGCTGGCCGACGACGCCGACGAGGCGATCGATCTCCGCCAGACGCTGCAGGCACTCCTGGACACCAACTGCAACGTCGCCGAGACTGCACGCGTCCTGCATTTCCACTACAACACGTTGCGTTACCGGATCGGCAAGTTGGAGAGCATCGTCGGCCCTTTCACGACGGATCCGATACTGCGCTTGGATGTGGCGCTTGCATTGCGGGTCGTGGAGATGGAGGGTTTGTAG
- a CDS encoding TetR/AcrR family transcriptional regulator encodes MLTQTNDPDGAEHTAPPMRGPGRPVGDHEEKRAELLRAATSVIAEQGFARASLRKVAERAGYTTGAVTYYFANKSDLVHALAESRFDRYDTLLDAVAPEADIRGLLQQWLEMSVGEPEFSHVMSQLLANTQFDAKLRETIARRYASYRARFADVVREGQRRGTIRDDVSAVILVDQIGAMGDGLAIIAPLEPHNFGADKIELILDGVIRLISPP; translated from the coding sequence ATGCTCACGCAGACGAACGACCCGGATGGTGCCGAACACACGGCACCCCCGATGCGAGGACCCGGGCGCCCGGTAGGCGATCACGAGGAGAAGAGGGCGGAGCTGCTCAGAGCGGCCACCAGCGTCATCGCCGAGCAGGGGTTCGCGAGAGCGTCGCTTCGAAAAGTCGCCGAACGCGCTGGATATACGACGGGGGCGGTGACCTACTATTTCGCCAACAAGAGCGACCTCGTCCACGCGCTCGCGGAAAGCCGCTTCGACCGGTACGACACACTGCTCGATGCCGTCGCACCGGAGGCAGACATCCGTGGACTGCTGCAGCAATGGCTGGAAATGTCGGTCGGGGAACCGGAATTCTCCCATGTGATGTCGCAACTGCTGGCCAATACGCAATTCGACGCGAAATTGCGGGAGACCATCGCTCGGCGATACGCGAGTTATCGTGCGCGCTTCGCCGACGTTGTCCGGGAAGGCCAGCGGCGCGGCACGATCCGCGATGACGTATCCGCGGTGATCCTCGTCGATCAAATCGGGGCGATGGGTGACGGGTTGGCGATCATCGCCCCCCTCGAGCCCCACAACTTCGGCGCAGACAAGATCGAGCTGATACTCGATGGGGTGATCCGGCTCATCTCTCCGCCGTAG
- a CDS encoding MFS transporter, whose protein sequence is MIDISEHTLTQQPTTSDRVSPPLHGPEIVARLDRLPVLKPHIVWIGLIAINLMIEYYDNGLFIYIAPALQSDANLTTGQIGTIGSVFFVGMLVGALIGGRLADRFGRRTVLVWATVVYSLASLMSAAMPEYSWLLVSRIITGIGVQAATSVLLVYIAEMFPSKSRGRFVAIATIAFTLTAPILGALSLYMLPNSAPGTWRYLFLFGTVGLLIAPAVRLLLPESVRWQVGQGDLDAADKQVADLEGRARHAGKPLPTPIVRIETGTQYTLRELVRNKKMLRLVAVVGFGWFGATLGLYMYQNWSVYVLIDSLQYSETDAYTLQFAWSLVYALTPLVTVLLIDRMERKALILWSSAASALPILALGLATSNVVVAIAGGAAGILTGVVFSVYYAYIPETMPTEARGLGTGVIFSLGRLGGVLSGVLGAAIYSADEWGLDRSGLMISAAAVYIVSAIVVFGFGPKTANKSLEEVSARELRPAD, encoded by the coding sequence GTGATCGACATCAGTGAGCACACCTTGACACAGCAGCCCACCACTTCCGACCGTGTCAGCCCACCCCTGCACGGGCCCGAAATCGTCGCCCGGCTGGACCGGCTCCCGGTACTGAAACCACACATCGTGTGGATTGGCCTCATCGCGATCAATTTGATGATCGAGTACTACGACAACGGGCTTTTCATCTACATCGCACCGGCACTGCAATCCGACGCGAATCTCACCACCGGCCAGATCGGCACCATAGGCAGCGTCTTCTTCGTCGGCATGCTCGTCGGCGCGCTCATCGGCGGGCGACTGGCCGACCGGTTCGGACGCCGCACGGTGCTGGTGTGGGCGACGGTGGTCTACTCCCTCGCCTCACTGATGTCGGCGGCAATGCCCGAATACTCCTGGCTGCTGGTCTCCCGGATCATCACCGGCATAGGTGTGCAGGCGGCGACCTCGGTCTTGCTCGTGTACATCGCCGAGATGTTCCCGTCGAAATCGCGGGGACGCTTCGTCGCCATCGCCACGATCGCCTTCACCCTCACTGCCCCCATCCTCGGCGCACTGTCGCTGTACATGCTGCCCAACAGCGCGCCGGGAACCTGGCGCTACCTGTTCCTATTCGGCACAGTCGGCTTGCTCATCGCCCCCGCCGTCCGCCTCTTGCTCCCGGAATCGGTGCGCTGGCAGGTCGGCCAAGGAGATCTCGACGCCGCCGACAAGCAGGTCGCCGACCTCGAAGGCAGGGCCCGGCACGCGGGCAAACCGCTGCCGACGCCCATCGTACGCATCGAAACCGGCACCCAATACACCCTGCGCGAACTGGTGCGAAACAAGAAGATGCTCCGGCTGGTCGCCGTCGTCGGCTTCGGCTGGTTCGGCGCCACACTCGGGCTCTACATGTATCAGAACTGGTCGGTCTATGTGCTAATCGATTCGCTGCAATACTCCGAGACCGACGCCTACACACTCCAGTTCGCCTGGTCGCTCGTGTATGCGCTCACTCCACTCGTCACCGTATTGCTGATCGACCGGATGGAGCGTAAAGCACTCATTCTCTGGTCGTCGGCGGCTTCGGCGCTCCCGATCCTGGCGCTCGGCCTCGCTACCAGCAATGTCGTGGTCGCCATCGCGGGCGGCGCCGCGGGCATTCTCACCGGTGTCGTGTTCTCCGTCTATTACGCCTACATTCCCGAAACAATGCCCACCGAGGCCCGAGGTCTGGGCACCGGCGTCATTTTCAGTCTCGGCCGACTGGGTGGCGTTCTCTCAGGCGTGCTCGGCGCCGCCATCTACAGCGCAGACGAATGGGGTCTCGACCGGTCGGGCCTGATGATCAGCGCAGCCGCGGTGTACATCGTGTCCGCGATCGTGGTGTTCGGGTTCGGCCCGAAGACGGCCAACAAGTCGTTGGAAGAAGTCTCGGCGCGCGAGTTGCGACCTGCCGACTGA
- a CDS encoding acyl-CoA thioesterase, whose product MDTSQVIGIPLRWNDVDAYRHVSHMALVAILDDGRGRWLDSVVGSLVPDWGYVVARLELDFRAPASLGERVLFGTFAVEHVGSSSIRLQERLTTNSGTVVVEAVSVIVAWDQDQAVGRPLTGAEKAALTREIAPAHGVSKSLTT is encoded by the coding sequence ATGGACACATCGCAGGTCATCGGAATTCCGTTGCGTTGGAACGACGTCGATGCCTATCGGCACGTCTCGCACATGGCCCTGGTGGCAATCCTCGACGATGGCCGCGGCCGCTGGCTCGACAGCGTCGTCGGCTCCCTGGTTCCAGACTGGGGGTATGTCGTCGCCCGGCTCGAGCTGGACTTCCGGGCCCCCGCCTCACTTGGCGAACGGGTGCTTTTCGGCACGTTCGCTGTGGAGCATGTCGGCTCGTCGAGCATCCGACTGCAGGAGCGACTGACGACCAATTCGGGCACGGTGGTGGTCGAAGCTGTCAGCGTGATCGTCGCCTGGGATCAGGACCAGGCGGTCGGCCGCCCACTGACCGGTGCGGAGAAGGCAGCGCTCACTCGCGAAATAGCGCCAGCTCACGGTGTGTCGAAATCTCTGACAACATAG
- a CDS encoding phytanoyl-CoA dioxygenase family protein encodes MIDESVKKAFREDGATVVRNFLNPEQLAELYEVFKWNVANPGPFVFRRLDGTSLQTHIDNANPAAKERLDELMTRLPFGEFFAELWDSEHVWYYAEEVFVKENGASGRGPFHQDTSNLPWAGPDWGNAWISFQHVPKKNSLEIVRGSWKGIEYDGASFANADDPTEPLYGDGSLPRLPWIDKDLEKDPTSWDLVSFEVNPGDVVFLHPRSLHGGAAVDADCPDRHTLVLRFFGDDATFRELPKSNPRYARNGVLFTDEMAKLNAGDAFRSPVFQQLV; translated from the coding sequence ATGATCGACGAATCCGTCAAGAAGGCCTTCCGGGAAGACGGCGCCACCGTTGTCCGCAACTTCCTCAACCCGGAACAGCTCGCGGAGCTGTACGAGGTCTTCAAGTGGAATGTGGCCAACCCGGGCCCGTTCGTCTTCCGTCGCCTCGACGGTACGAGCCTGCAAACCCACATCGACAACGCCAACCCGGCCGCCAAGGAACGGCTCGACGAACTGATGACCAGGCTTCCGTTCGGCGAATTCTTCGCCGAGCTGTGGGACTCCGAGCACGTCTGGTACTACGCCGAAGAGGTGTTCGTGAAGGAGAACGGCGCGAGCGGTCGCGGCCCATTTCACCAGGACACCTCGAACCTGCCGTGGGCGGGCCCGGACTGGGGCAACGCCTGGATCTCGTTTCAGCATGTCCCCAAGAAGAATTCGCTGGAAATCGTGCGTGGCAGCTGGAAGGGCATCGAGTACGACGGTGCCAGCTTCGCCAACGCCGACGATCCCACCGAACCGCTGTACGGCGACGGATCGCTGCCGCGGCTGCCGTGGATCGACAAGGACCTGGAAAAGGACCCGACCTCCTGGGATCTCGTCTCGTTCGAAGTCAACCCGGGCGACGTGGTGTTCCTGCACCCCCGCTCCCTGCACGGCGGCGCCGCCGTCGACGCCGATTGCCCCGATCGTCACACCCTGGTGCTGCGATTCTTCGGTGACGACGCGACGTTCCGCGAACTGCCGAAGTCGAACCCGCGCTACGCGCGCAACGGCGTGCTGTTCACCGACGAGATGGCGAAGCTGAACGCCGGCGACGCGTTCCGCTCGCCGGTGTTCCAGCAGCTCGTCTAA
- a CDS encoding RidA family protein produces MSKRQNFNPGPRAERYHNDLHFSTATRVGDLIWVSGQVGIDPATSAPADGIEAQARFAFDGVKQALEAAGSSMDNILELLTYHTDMARDGETFGRVKDEYIKEPYPCWTGIGVTHLARPELLCEVRVVAYAND; encoded by the coding sequence ATGTCGAAGCGTCAGAACTTCAATCCCGGACCGCGTGCAGAGCGTTACCACAATGACCTGCATTTCTCGACGGCCACCCGCGTCGGTGACCTGATCTGGGTGTCCGGTCAGGTCGGGATCGACCCGGCCACCTCGGCGCCCGCCGACGGCATCGAGGCCCAGGCCCGGTTCGCGTTCGACGGCGTCAAGCAGGCCCTCGAAGCGGCCGGGTCCTCGATGGACAACATTCTCGAACTGCTCACCTATCACACCGATATGGCCCGTGACGGTGAAACTTTCGGCCGGGTCAAGGACGAATACATCAAGGAACCGTACCCGTGCTGGACCGGCATCGGAGTCACACACCTCGCCCGCCCGGAGCTGCTGTGTGAAGTCCGCGTCGTCGCCTATGCCAACGACTGA
- a CDS encoding NAD(P)/FAD-dependent oxidoreductase: MNGSSLPAEDADTRYTTFTGWVDRPTDLTAPLDATISCDVAVVGGGLGGMATALRLAERGVDVVLLESDFCGYGASSRNAGQISAKPTGEPQILAKVNSQLLRDLVRFAGSSVQFAEDLIKQLGIECDYEAVGNVGAAVTKGQMRKALRDAQALSDAGATLQFGDQHELGLPDTFLGGLLTPAGGTMNPGMFTLGLRAALLESGVRVFEQSPAQSVDDIGSGATVTTPLGRVRAKKVVLANNAWAPELAITPQRVSRPVWVNMIETAPVERERIEATGWTSRSGLATKHNVMESYHVTPTNTIAVGVRRLQIGKNPISDRISDPVVVADLTDAFRARFPSLRDVPVTKTWGGWIAMTSSRAPVAGKASKNVYYAIGCNGHGLGQAPYLGSLLADRLATDEIHPDIMPWWQSENHFPRSLYLHNPVLRAAWLADRIGDRRAGR; encoded by the coding sequence ATGAACGGGAGTTCGCTACCGGCCGAAGACGCCGACACCAGATACACCACCTTCACCGGCTGGGTCGACCGGCCCACCGACCTCACCGCACCACTGGACGCCACGATCAGCTGTGACGTCGCCGTAGTCGGCGGCGGTCTCGGCGGCATGGCGACCGCGCTGCGACTCGCCGAGCGCGGCGTCGATGTCGTCCTGCTCGAATCGGATTTTTGCGGCTATGGGGCGAGTTCGCGCAATGCCGGACAGATCTCGGCCAAACCGACCGGTGAGCCCCAGATCCTGGCGAAGGTAAACTCGCAGCTGCTGCGTGACCTGGTCCGGTTCGCCGGGTCGTCGGTGCAGTTCGCGGAGGACCTGATCAAACAGCTCGGTATCGAGTGCGACTACGAAGCGGTCGGCAATGTCGGGGCGGCAGTCACCAAGGGGCAGATGCGCAAGGCGCTACGCGACGCGCAAGCGCTGTCCGACGCCGGTGCGACACTGCAATTCGGGGACCAGCACGAACTCGGCCTGCCCGACACCTTCCTCGGCGGCCTGCTGACCCCCGCCGGCGGCACGATGAACCCCGGCATGTTCACCCTCGGTCTCCGGGCGGCCCTGCTGGAATCGGGGGTGCGGGTATTCGAGCAATCGCCCGCACAGTCGGTGGACGACATCGGTTCCGGCGCAACGGTGACTACCCCGCTCGGCCGGGTGCGCGCGAAGAAGGTGGTGCTGGCCAACAATGCGTGGGCGCCCGAACTCGCGATCACGCCGCAGCGGGTGTCGCGGCCGGTGTGGGTCAACATGATCGAGACCGCACCGGTCGAGCGCGAGCGTATCGAGGCGACCGGCTGGACGAGCCGTTCGGGCTTGGCGACCAAGCACAACGTAATGGAGAGCTATCACGTCACCCCGACCAACACGATCGCCGTCGGGGTGCGTCGGCTGCAGATCGGGAAGAACCCGATTTCCGACCGCATCTCCGATCCCGTAGTGGTGGCCGACCTCACCGATGCCTTCCGTGCGCGGTTCCCGTCGCTGCGTGATGTGCCCGTGACCAAGACCTGGGGTGGCTGGATCGCCATGACGTCCTCGCGGGCGCCCGTGGCCGGTAAGGCGTCGAAGAACGTCTACTACGCGATCGGTTGCAACGGTCACGGGCTCGGCCAGGCACCCTACCTCGGTAGCCTCCTCGCCGATCGCCTCGCCACCGACGAAATCCACCCGGACATAATGCCGTGGTGGCAGTCGGAGAACCACTTCCCCCGTTCGCTGTACCTGCACAACCCGGTGCTGCGGGCGGCGTGGCTGGCGGACCGGATCGGCGACCGCCGCGCGGGCCGTTAG
- a CDS encoding alpha/beta hydrolase — MNDDVPTWWNLLDGAAQAAAGMLAHALPKPIRELGPEQARALLNTTPTAEPITPLDRVEQLTIPTRAGSIRARLYGATRAAPDGDAPALVYLHGGGFVLGTLDGADELCRAIAAGSGWTVVSLDYRLAPENPYPAALEDCVDAYAWLSRTASEFGIDPGYIAVGGDSAGGNLAAALCLYRRDEHSTLPVTQVLAYPAVDETFTASSWSEFADAPMLSAADARWFWEQYVGEHHSGGDHLAAPMRAESLRGLPPALILTAEVDPIRDDAEAYAARLRRDGVPVSLTRYAGVFHGFVTEIGAFAQAKQAIDEVCLHLREVRDGG; from the coding sequence ATGAACGACGACGTCCCCACCTGGTGGAATCTGCTCGACGGCGCCGCACAGGCCGCGGCCGGGATGCTCGCCCACGCCCTGCCGAAACCGATCCGGGAGCTGGGACCGGAGCAGGCCCGGGCGCTCCTGAACACGACCCCAACCGCCGAGCCGATCACGCCGCTCGACCGTGTCGAACAACTGACCATTCCAACCCGCGCAGGCTCGATCCGGGCTCGCCTGTACGGCGCGACCCGTGCCGCACCGGACGGTGACGCGCCCGCCCTCGTCTATCTGCACGGCGGAGGTTTCGTCCTGGGGACCCTGGACGGGGCCGATGAGCTGTGCCGCGCGATCGCCGCCGGATCCGGATGGACGGTCGTGTCACTGGACTACCGCCTGGCTCCCGAAAACCCCTACCCGGCCGCGTTGGAAGACTGCGTCGACGCGTACGCGTGGCTGAGCCGGACAGCATCGGAGTTCGGTATCGATCCGGGCTACATCGCCGTCGGGGGCGACTCCGCGGGCGGCAATCTCGCAGCCGCCCTGTGCCTGTACCGCCGCGACGAGCACAGCACCCTCCCTGTGACGCAAGTACTCGCCTACCCCGCCGTCGACGAGACATTCACCGCGTCGTCGTGGTCGGAATTCGCCGACGCACCGATGCTGAGCGCCGCGGACGCCCGCTGGTTCTGGGAGCAATACGTCGGCGAGCACCACTCGGGCGGCGACCATCTCGCCGCACCGATGCGCGCCGAGTCGCTGCGCGGTCTGCCGCCTGCCCTGATCCTGACCGCGGAGGTCGACCCGATCCGGGACGACGCCGAGGCCTACGCGGCACGGCTGCGGCGCGACGGCGTCCCCGTCTCGCTGACCAGGTATGCCGGCGTCTTCCACGGCTTCGTCACCGAGATCGGCGCGTTCGCGCAGGCCAAGCAAGCGATCGACGAGGTGTGCCTGCACTTGCGCGAGGTCCGAGACGGGGGTTAG
- a CDS encoding glutamine synthetase family protein: MSEITTTATDRTAAVHTVRLEATNHDGSFLGKNVAPKKFAASAGSGFAFADLLFGLDLGNDPTFGFAYPEWRGHLADLQFRPDMSTLVQWEPGLQSVIGDYWQADGTPVGTCPRNLARKLVDRLATHGFTATVAVEIEATLFQESIHEARAKGYRDLTPLGGSAGTAYHLAKSKDWIDYMSAVARRLDEIGIEWEAWSDEDAAGQVELNLVPGDPISVCDNWARTRQVMREVAFELGHTVTFMAKPTAGYGQASHVNLSLQRDGVNSFYAADGPSPTMLHAVGGLLATMRGATSIVLPQITSYRRLIDLSGPPTTVTWGISNKTAAVRAVCGHPAYSRLEYRVPGADANLYLAVATILAGVIAGLDGAIEPPEPVTDMAWCVPDLERLPDTITKAADALETDLILREQLGDEFVDYWVGTRRWEWMQFHTTGGDPFAELSEWESARYFEFP, encoded by the coding sequence ATGTCTGAAATCACCACCACCGCAACGGATCGCACCGCCGCCGTCCACACGGTCCGACTCGAGGCCACCAATCACGATGGCTCGTTCCTCGGCAAGAACGTGGCGCCCAAGAAGTTCGCCGCGAGCGCGGGCTCGGGTTTCGCGTTCGCCGATCTTCTGTTCGGCCTCGACCTGGGCAACGATCCGACCTTCGGATTCGCCTACCCCGAGTGGCGTGGGCACCTCGCCGACCTGCAGTTCCGGCCCGACATGTCAACGCTGGTGCAGTGGGAGCCCGGCCTGCAGTCCGTGATCGGTGACTACTGGCAGGCGGACGGCACCCCGGTCGGGACCTGTCCGCGGAACCTGGCCCGAAAGCTGGTCGACCGACTCGCAACGCACGGCTTCACGGCCACCGTGGCGGTCGAGATCGAGGCGACCCTGTTCCAGGAGTCCATCCACGAGGCCAGGGCCAAGGGGTATCGCGACCTGACCCCGCTCGGCGGTTCCGCCGGAACCGCGTACCACCTCGCGAAGTCGAAGGACTGGATCGACTACATGTCGGCGGTCGCCCGCCGCCTCGACGAGATCGGCATCGAATGGGAGGCCTGGAGCGACGAGGACGCGGCCGGCCAGGTCGAACTCAATCTGGTTCCCGGCGATCCGATCTCGGTGTGCGACAACTGGGCTCGGACCCGCCAGGTGATGCGCGAGGTCGCTTTCGAACTCGGCCACACCGTCACCTTCATGGCCAAGCCGACCGCCGGGTACGGCCAGGCCTCACACGTCAACCTGTCTCTGCAGCGCGACGGGGTCAACAGTTTCTACGCCGCCGACGGCCCGTCGCCGACGATGCTGCATGCGGTCGGCGGACTCCTCGCGACGATGCGGGGCGCGACGTCGATCGTGTTGCCGCAGATCACCTCGTACCGCCGCCTGATCGACCTGAGCGGCCCTCCGACGACGGTCACGTGGGGCATCAGCAACAAGACCGCCGCGGTGCGTGCGGTGTGCGGGCACCCGGCCTACTCGCGCCTCGAGTACCGGGTTCCCGGTGCCGACGCGAACCTGTATCTCGCGGTGGCGACCATCCTCGCCGGGGTGATCGCCGGTCTCGACGGCGCGATCGAGCCACCCGAGCCGGTCACCGACATGGCGTGGTGTGTGCCCGACCTCGAGCGGTTGCCGGACACCATCACCAAGGCGGCCGATGCACTCGAGACGGACCTGATCCTGCGCGAACAACTCGGGGACGAGTTCGTCGACTACTGGGTCGGTACGCGGCGGTGGGAGTGGATGCAATTCCACACCACGGGCGGTGATCCGTTCGCCGAGCTCTCCGAATGGGAGTCGGCGCGGTACTTCGAGTTCCCGTGA